In Devosia sp. XK-2, one DNA window encodes the following:
- a CDS encoding SRPBCC family protein — protein MGAEVTTKIDIARPLPEVAAYAFDPSHAPDWYANIKSVRWRTAPPVAEGSEMDFVAHFLGRELAYTYRVVEMTHNRLVMRTAQGPFPMETIYQLQATGPDSTRFCLINRGEPKGFAGVVAPVIVAAMRAANRKDVAALKKVLEG, from the coding sequence ATGGGTGCTGAGGTTACAACGAAAATCGATATCGCGCGGCCGCTGCCCGAGGTGGCGGCCTATGCCTTCGACCCCAGCCATGCGCCGGATTGGTATGCCAACATAAAATCGGTCCGCTGGCGGACGGCGCCGCCGGTGGCCGAGGGCAGCGAGATGGATTTCGTCGCCCACTTTCTGGGCCGGGAGCTGGCCTATACCTATCGCGTGGTCGAGATGACCCATAATCGCCTGGTCATGCGCACGGCGCAGGGCCCGTTCCCGATGGAGACGATCTACCAATTGCAGGCCACCGGCCCGGACAGTACCCGCTTCTGCCTCATCAATCGCGGCGAGCCCAAGGGCTTTGCCGGCGTGGTCGCGCCAGTCATTGTCGCGGCGATGAGGGCGGCGAACAGGAAGGATGTGGCGGCGTTGAAGAAGGTGCTGGAGGGGTAG
- the ftsH gene encoding ATP-dependent zinc metalloprotease FtsH — MNGNFRNFAIWLVILFMLMGLFQVFQSSTRTMSVAEKSYSQFVTDIEAGRVSTVTITDNVVSGQLSDGTRFETIIPAGADVISKLEDRNVSITARAPESSPFWGVLLSSWLPFLVIIGVWFFFIRQMQGGGRGGAMGFGKSRAKLLTETQGKVTFEDVAGVDEAKQDLEEIVEFLRDPGKFQRLGGRIPRGVLLVGPPGTGKTLLARSVAGEANVPFFTISGSDFVEMFVGVGASRVRDMFEQAKKNAPCIIFIDEIDAVGRQRGAGLGGGNDEREQTLNQLLVEMDGFEANEGIILIAATNRPDVLDPALLRPGRFDRQVVVPNPDVSGREKVLKVHVRKVPLAPDVDLKVLARGTPGFSGADLMNLVNEAALMAARKNKRFVTHQEFEDAKDKIMMGAERRTMAMTDDEKKLTAYHEAGHAIIALKVAGIDPIHKATIIPRGRALGMVMTLPENDSYSFSREKALARLTMLFGGREAEIIKFGPEKVTSGASGDIQMATSLARSMVMEWGMSEKLGRVRYKSNDQEVFLGHSVTQSQHMSDDTARIIDQEVRKLIEDGESSARHILTTYHDQWEAIAQALLEYETLTGDELRALMDGKQPERPDDSGPATPKATGVPSAGKTHKKRPDAPPEPGMEPQPES, encoded by the coding sequence ATGAACGGAAATTTCCGCAACTTTGCCATCTGGCTGGTCATTCTCTTTATGCTGATGGGCCTGTTCCAGGTCTTTCAGTCGTCCACGCGCACCATGTCCGTGGCCGAAAAGAGCTATAGCCAGTTCGTGACCGATATCGAGGCTGGGCGCGTTTCGACCGTAACCATTACCGACAATGTGGTGTCCGGCCAGCTCAGCGACGGCACTCGCTTCGAAACCATCATTCCTGCGGGCGCTGATGTGATCAGCAAGCTCGAGGACCGGAATGTCAGCATTACGGCGCGTGCACCCGAATCGAGCCCCTTCTGGGGCGTGCTGCTCTCGAGCTGGCTGCCCTTCCTCGTCATTATCGGCGTGTGGTTCTTCTTCATCCGCCAGATGCAGGGCGGTGGCCGCGGCGGCGCCATGGGCTTTGGCAAGAGCCGCGCCAAGTTGCTGACGGAAACCCAGGGCAAGGTGACGTTCGAGGACGTGGCCGGCGTGGACGAAGCCAAGCAGGATCTCGAGGAAATCGTCGAATTCCTGCGCGATCCGGGCAAGTTCCAGCGCCTGGGCGGTCGCATTCCGCGCGGCGTGCTGCTGGTGGGCCCTCCGGGTACCGGTAAGACGCTCTTGGCCCGCTCGGTCGCCGGCGAAGCCAATGTGCCCTTCTTCACCATTTCCGGCTCGGACTTCGTTGAAATGTTCGTCGGCGTGGGCGCCAGCCGCGTGCGCGACATGTTCGAACAGGCCAAGAAAAACGCGCCCTGTATCATCTTCATTGACGAAATCGACGCCGTCGGCCGCCAGCGTGGCGCGGGGCTCGGTGGCGGTAACGATGAACGTGAGCAGACGCTGAACCAGTTGCTGGTTGAGATGGACGGCTTTGAAGCCAATGAAGGCATCATCCTGATCGCCGCGACCAACCGTCCCGACGTGCTCGACCCGGCGCTTCTGCGTCCCGGCCGTTTCGACCGCCAGGTCGTGGTGCCGAACCCCGACGTTTCGGGCCGCGAAAAGGTGCTCAAGGTCCATGTCCGCAAGGTTCCGCTGGCCCCCGATGTGGACTTGAAGGTGCTGGCTCGTGGCACGCCCGGCTTCTCCGGCGCGGATCTGATGAACCTCGTCAACGAGGCGGCCCTGATGGCGGCGCGCAAGAACAAGCGTTTCGTCACTCATCAGGAATTCGAGGACGCCAAGGACAAGATCATGATGGGCGCCGAGCGCCGCACCATGGCCATGACCGATGACGAAAAGAAGCTGACCGCCTATCACGAGGCCGGCCACGCCATCATTGCGTTGAAGGTTGCCGGCATCGACCCGATCCACAAGGCCACCATCATCCCGCGCGGCCGCGCGCTGGGCATGGTGATGACCCTGCCCGAGAACGACAGCTATTCCTTCAGCCGCGAAAAGGCCCTTGCGCGCCTCACCATGCTGTTCGGCGGCCGCGAGGCCGAGATCATCAAGTTCGGTCCGGAAAAGGTCACCTCGGGCGCCTCGGGCGATATCCAGATGGCCACCAGCCTTGCCCGCTCCATGGTGATGGAATGGGGTATGAGCGAAAAGCTTGGCCGCGTGCGCTACAAGTCCAATGACCAGGAAGTGTTCCTGGGTCATTCGGTGACGCAGAGCCAGCACATGTCGGACGATACGGCGCGCATCATCGACCAGGAGGTGCGCAAGCTGATCGAGGATGGTGAGTCCTCGGCCCGCCATATCCTGACCACCTATCACGATCAGTGGGAAGCCATCGCCCAGGCCCTGCTCGAATATGAGACGCTGACCGGCGACGAGTTGCGTGCCCTGATGGACGGCAAGCAGCCTGAACGGCCCGACGATAGCGGCCCGGCAACGCCCAAGGCCACGGGCGTGCCATCGGCCGGCAAGACCCACAAGAAACGCCCCGATGCCCCGCCCGAGCCGGGCATGGAGCCGCAGCCGGAAAGCTGA
- the glmM gene encoding phosphoglucosamine mutase, whose protein sequence is MARKYFGTDGIRGLANGHKLTPELALKVGMAAGAKFVRGDHRNRVVIGKDTRRSGYMIESALGAGFTAVGMDVYFLGPMPTPAVAMLTRSLRADLGVMISASHNPYDDNGIKLFRPDGYKLSDELELEIEKLIDSDMTRHLAKGRDIGRAHRDEEARTRYIEYAKRTLPRNIDLTGLRVVLDCANGAAYKVAPIALWELGAEVFTIGAEPDGFNINYKVGSTAPEAVAAKVKEVRADIGIALDGDADRVIIVDEKGQVVDGDQFMAVIAESWMERQMLVGGGIVATVMSNLGLERHLKNLGLTLERTQVGDRYVLETMRSKGFNVGGEQSGHIILSDFTTTGDGLVAALQLLAVLKQMERPISEICARFEKVPQLLRSVKFKAGKPLEHKQVIQAIADGQAMLGDTGRLVVRASGTESVIRVMGEADDAILVETVVGQIEAAILQVA, encoded by the coding sequence ATGGCCCGCAAATATTTCGGCACCGACGGTATCCGCGGTCTGGCCAATGGCCATAAGCTGACCCCCGAACTGGCGCTCAAGGTAGGCATGGCCGCCGGTGCCAAATTCGTGCGCGGCGACCACCGCAATCGCGTGGTGATCGGCAAGGATACGCGGCGCTCCGGCTATATGATCGAAAGCGCGCTGGGCGCCGGCTTTACCGCCGTGGGCATGGATGTTTATTTCCTCGGCCCCATGCCGACCCCGGCCGTGGCCATGCTGACCCGCTCGCTGCGCGCCGATCTCGGCGTCATGATCTCGGCCTCGCACAACCCTTACGACGACAATGGCATCAAGCTGTTCCGTCCCGACGGCTACAAGCTCAGCGACGAGCTGGAGCTTGAAATCGAAAAGCTGATCGACAGCGACATGACGCGGCATCTCGCCAAGGGACGCGACATCGGCCGGGCCCATCGCGACGAGGAAGCGCGCACCCGCTATATCGAATATGCCAAGCGCACCCTGCCCCGCAATATCGATCTCACCGGCCTGCGCGTCGTGCTCGATTGCGCCAATGGTGCCGCCTATAAGGTGGCGCCCATCGCCCTGTGGGAACTGGGGGCGGAAGTTTTCACCATCGGTGCCGAGCCCGATGGCTTCAACATCAATTACAAGGTTGGCTCCACTGCCCCCGAGGCCGTTGCCGCCAAGGTCAAGGAAGTGCGCGCCGATATCGGCATCGCGCTCGACGGTGACGCCGACCGTGTCATCATTGTCGATGAAAAGGGCCAGGTGGTCGATGGCGACCAGTTCATGGCGGTGATCGCGGAAAGCTGGATGGAACGGCAGATGCTGGTTGGCGGCGGGATCGTCGCCACCGTCATGTCCAATCTGGGCCTCGAGCGGCATCTCAAAAATCTGGGCCTGACGTTGGAACGCACCCAGGTGGGCGACCGCTATGTGCTCGAAACCATGCGATCCAAAGGCTTCAATGTCGGCGGCGAGCAATCGGGCCACATTATCCTGTCCGATTTTACCACCACGGGCGACGGCCTTGTCGCCGCTCTGCAATTGCTGGCTGTGCTCAAGCAGATGGAGCGCCCGATTTCCGAAATCTGCGCCCGCTTCGAGAAAGTGCCGCAATTGCTGCGCAGCGTGAAATTCAAGGCCGGCAAGCCGCTGGAGCACAAGCAGGTCATTCAGGCCATTGCCGATGGCCAGGCCATGCTGGGCGATACCGGACGGCTGGTGGTGCGCGCATCGGGCACCGAGTCGGTGATCCGCGTCATGGGCGAAGCCGATGATGCCATCCTGGTGGAAACCGTGGTCGGCCAGATCGAGGCCGCCATCCTGCAGGTTGCCTGA
- the denD gene encoding D-erythronate dehydrogenase has product MHILIIGAAGMVGSKLTAALLAGGAIGTRPIEKLTLADIVAPDAPQTPIPCTALATDLSMPGAAEKLIATRPDLIFHLAAIVSGEAEADFDKGYAINLDGTRLLLEAIRQAGATEPYCPRLVFTSSIAVFGTPLPAAIPDDMDHTPLTSYGTQKAICELLLADYSRRGFVDGIGIRLPTIVVRPGKPNKAASGFFSGIIREPLNGQEAILPVDESVRHWFASPRAAIGFLLHAATLDTEPLGQRRTLSMPGVSATIADEIAALEKFGGARATSLIRREHDETIARIVAGWPQNFDTQRALALGFVAEASFEDIVRVYIEDELGGQIS; this is encoded by the coding sequence ATGCATATCCTGATTATCGGCGCCGCCGGCATGGTGGGCAGCAAGCTAACCGCAGCCCTGTTGGCGGGAGGCGCGATTGGCACGCGGCCGATTGAAAAACTGACCCTGGCCGACATTGTCGCGCCGGATGCGCCACAAACCCCTATACCCTGCACCGCGCTCGCGACCGACCTGTCTATGCCGGGTGCTGCCGAAAAACTGATCGCCACCAGACCCGATCTGATCTTTCACCTGGCCGCCATCGTCTCGGGCGAAGCCGAGGCCGATTTCGACAAAGGCTATGCCATCAATCTCGACGGCACGCGCCTGCTACTTGAGGCCATCCGGCAAGCAGGCGCGACAGAACCCTATTGCCCGCGCCTGGTCTTCACCTCGTCCATTGCCGTTTTCGGCACGCCACTGCCCGCGGCTATTCCCGACGATATGGATCATACCCCGCTCACCAGCTATGGCACGCAAAAGGCCATATGCGAGCTTCTATTGGCCGACTATTCGCGCCGGGGCTTTGTGGACGGCATCGGCATTCGCCTGCCCACCATTGTGGTGCGCCCCGGCAAGCCCAATAAGGCTGCCTCAGGTTTTTTCTCCGGCATTATCCGCGAGCCGCTCAATGGCCAGGAGGCCATATTGCCGGTAGACGAGTCTGTCCGGCACTGGTTCGCCAGCCCGCGCGCAGCCATCGGCTTTCTGCTGCATGCGGCAACACTGGACACCGAACCACTGGGACAGCGGCGCACCCTTTCTATGCCGGGCGTATCGGCCACCATCGCCGATGAGATTGCTGCGCTCGAAAAGTTCGGCGGCGCCAGGGCGACCAGCCTTATTCGGCGCGAACATGACGAGACGATTGCCCGCATCGTTGCCGGCTGGCCACAGAACTTCGACACCCAGCGGGCGCTGGCCCTCGGCTTTGTCGCGGAAGCCAGTTTCGAGGATATTGTGCGCGTTTATATCGAAGACGAGCTGGGCGGACAGATATCCTGA